One genomic segment of Priestia megaterium includes these proteins:
- a CDS encoding AbrB/MazE/SpoVT family DNA-binding domain-containing protein, producing the protein MKENELPKDYLIINSTGRVKIPPLFLKRANIQTSTTIQFFNYKNYFVMKQIEASPVFLEKKMKLNNLVRTIDHLGYILIPKILREIHDMNLCEKIGVKLINKSIIFYKKRKQNKSPGLIQEPIEPELNKLSLLEIKEGKIRIPNFLLESFDLEVSMQLQFFTKDQDTVVAKKHQYEFFTKGNLFFTGQSRVVNKDKYLNIPKKLRNYLNVNNGDVLEVKIVGDKLVIKKGT; encoded by the coding sequence GTGAAAGAGAACGAATTACCTAAAGATTACCTAATAATCAATAGTACGGGGAGGGTAAAGATACCACCCCTGTTTTTAAAGCGTGCTAATATTCAGACATCTACTACAATACAATTCTTTAACTACAAAAATTATTTTGTTATGAAGCAGATTGAAGCTTCACCGGTATTTTTGGAGAAAAAAATGAAGTTAAACAACTTAGTTAGAACTATCGATCATTTAGGCTATATTCTAATCCCAAAGATACTCCGTGAAATACATGATATGAATTTATGTGAAAAAATAGGAGTGAAATTAATTAACAAGAGTATTATTTTCTATAAAAAAAGGAAACAGAATAAATCTCCAGGTCTAATACAAGAGCCTATAGAACCTGAATTAAATAAGTTATCTTTACTTGAAATAAAAGAAGGGAAGATAAGGATTCCTAATTTTTTGTTGGAATCTTTTGATCTAGAAGTAAGTATGCAATTACAGTTTTTTACTAAAGACCAGGACACGGTTGTTGCAAAAAAACACCAATATGAGTTTTTTACAAAAGGAAATCTTTTCTTTACTGGGCAATCGCGCGTAGTAAACAAAGATAAATATTTAAACATCCCTAAAAAGCTAAGGAATTATTTAAACGTTAATAACGGTGACGTTCTGGAAGTTAAAATAGTAGGAGATAAGTTAGTAATAAAGAAAGGTACTTAG
- a CDS encoding GNAT family N-acetyltransferase → MDVEFKASLPKKEEFIGLHRTTGWNAKGLYTDDQLFKAITNSWYAISVYLNDELIAFGRIISDGIYQTLICDVIVHPLYQKQGFGKRVVENLLEKCRVENIKWVQLFSARGKQDFYKKVGFKERDIEAPGMSIFL, encoded by the coding sequence ATGGATGTGGAATTTAAAGCTTCATTACCTAAAAAAGAAGAATTTATTGGACTTCATAGAACTACAGGCTGGAATGCTAAAGGTTTATATACTGATGATCAGCTTTTTAAAGCAATAACTAATAGTTGGTATGCAATTTCAGTTTATCTTAATGATGAACTTATAGCATTTGGACGGATTATCTCAGATGGTATTTATCAAACTCTTATATGTGATGTAATTGTTCATCCTCTATATCAAAAACAAGGGTTTGGAAAAAGAGTAGTAGAAAACCTTTTAGAAAAGTGTAGAGTAGAAAATATAAAATGGGTACAGTTATTTTCTGCTAGAGGTAAACAAGACTTTTATAAGAAAGTTGGCTTTAAAGAAAGAGATATTGAAGCTCCTGGTATGTCTATTTTTCTTTAA
- a CDS encoding GNAT family N-acetyltransferase → MNEDSLIIKNNLEHIKWEQLSKLFLEVGWNNHKVDRIIKAFENSQIVAIGYIENKVMGCGRVLTDHEFYATIYDVAIHPEFQGKGIGKAIVSNLLEHLDDISFVHLTATTGNEEFYRNLGLKKHKTAMGRYLNLSLEEEYLD, encoded by the coding sequence ATGAATGAAGACAGCTTAATTATTAAAAATAACCTAGAACATATAAAATGGGAGCAACTGTCCAAATTATTTTTAGAAGTTGGTTGGAATAACCATAAAGTAGATCGGATTATTAAAGCTTTTGAAAATAGTCAAATCGTAGCTATAGGGTACATAGAAAATAAAGTTATGGGATGTGGACGTGTATTAACGGATCATGAATTTTATGCAACTATTTATGATGTAGCAATTCATCCTGAATTTCAAGGTAAAGGAATAGGAAAAGCTATTGTTAGTAATCTATTAGAGCATCTAGATGATATTTCATTTGTACATTTAACTGCAACAACGGGTAATGAAGAATTTTATCGTAATTTGGGGCTTAAAAAGCATAAAACAGCAATGGGGAGATATTTGAATTTATCCTTAGAAGAAGAATATCTAGATTAA
- a CDS encoding MerR family transcriptional regulator — translation MTYSIGEFSKIVGLSGHTLRFYEKEGLIKVNRDENNVRIYSDENKLWIESLLHLKNTGMSLKDMKRFAMWGHMGEKTMEERLDLLRNHRKKVVEDLEKLRQSLEHLDKKIDFYENEVGDCFS, via the coding sequence TTGACATATTCTATTGGAGAATTTTCTAAAATCGTTGGGTTAAGTGGACATACATTGAGATTTTATGAAAAAGAAGGGTTAATAAAAGTAAACAGAGACGAGAACAATGTCAGAATCTACTCGGATGAAAATAAATTATGGATTGAATCTTTGCTTCACCTAAAAAATACGGGGATGTCACTTAAAGACATGAAACGATTTGCCATGTGGGGACATATGGGGGAAAAAACAATGGAAGAAAGGTTAGATTTGCTTAGAAATCATCGCAAAAAAGTAGTGGAAGACTTGGAGAAACTTCGTCAAAGTTTAGAGCATCTAGATAAAAAAATAGATTTTTATGAAAATGAAGTAGGAGACTGTTTCTCTTAG
- a CDS encoding VOC family protein has protein sequence MKLNLEGVSELVLQVKSMDRAIDFWSNKLGFPIVEQWGYENGHFSENNKEDIRATWLYIGGHTRLGLWLPRDFSPLEKIEKEKTISNWKGLYDQGGVHIHFALHIKEENFDFAIKVLQSASIDYKVIEEVNTDMLKERRVYFKDTEDNIIEFYTLDMKKDYKERIKL, from the coding sequence ATGAAGCTTAATCTTGAAGGAGTTTCGGAATTGGTTTTACAAGTAAAATCAATGGATAGAGCAATAGATTTTTGGTCTAATAAATTAGGTTTTCCAATTGTGGAACAGTGGGGATATGAAAATGGCCATTTTAGTGAAAATAATAAAGAAGACATTCGGGCAACTTGGTTATATATAGGGGGACATACTAGGCTAGGTCTCTGGCTTCCTAGAGATTTTTCACCATTAGAAAAAATAGAAAAAGAAAAAACGATTTCCAACTGGAAAGGACTTTATGATCAAGGTGGCGTTCATATACATTTTGCTTTACATATAAAAGAAGAGAACTTTGATTTCGCTATTAAAGTACTGCAAAGTGCTAGTATTGATTATAAGGTTATAGAAGAGGTTAATACCGATATGTTAAAGGAAAGAAGAGTGTATTTTAAGGATACTGAAGATAACATTATAGAATTTTATACGTTAGATATGAAGAAGGATTATAAGGAGCGAATCAAACTTTGA
- a CDS encoding RNA polymerase sigma factor → MDDFEYEIIINDLVEQYQTQLLHIASTYIKDIHMAEDIVQQVWIKYYQLLQVEGKDSKNSAYAWLYRVTVNQSIDFLRRVKNKPVTPSNYIEMTQYVQSSNTIILEQFIIDRFENEELFKKIKHLPDKYQQVIVYFYFKDLPYGEIATTLNISVGTVKARLHRVKFLLRKMYAKQSSD, encoded by the coding sequence ATGGACGATTTTGAATATGAAATAATAATAAATGACTTAGTAGAGCAATACCAAACACAGCTTTTACATATAGCCTCAACATATATAAAAGACATCCATATGGCAGAAGATATTGTGCAGCAGGTGTGGATTAAGTATTATCAACTTCTACAGGTAGAAGGGAAAGACAGTAAAAATTCAGCGTATGCATGGTTATATCGTGTTACCGTTAATCAGAGTATTGATTTTTTAAGAAGAGTAAAGAACAAACCAGTAACACCCTCTAATTATATAGAGATGACTCAATACGTACAAAGCAGCAATACAATCATCTTGGAACAATTTATAATAGATAGGTTTGAAAATGAGGAGCTTTTTAAAAAAATAAAGCATTTACCGGATAAATACCAACAGGTTATTGTTTATTTTTATTTTAAAGACTTACCATATGGAGAGATTGCTACAACCTTAAATATTAGTGTGGGAACAGTTAAGGCGAGGCTTCATCGAGTAAAATTTTTGTTGAGAAAAATGTATGCGAAGCAAAGTAGTGATTAG
- a CDS encoding anti-repressor SinI family protein — protein MDGKGQLVAQELNQEWIRLMKEAKELGLTIEEIKKFLKNK, from the coding sequence ATGGATGGTAAAGGACAATTAGTAGCACAAGAACTTAATCAAGAATGGATTAGACTTATGAAAGAAGCCAAGGAATTGGGTTTAACCATTGAAGAAATTAAAAAGTTCTTAAAAAACAAATAG
- a CDS encoding Alp7A family actin-like protein produces the protein MKISRFNKDCGNSVDMNIMDGYLFDFPTNVVELQKEAADSFFTDAVTAPEEFKKRILLSTTIKGEEKERYFLVGDIAASQLLANNHINKLHNKITSHIPYITFLAAIAYYHALHAKNKKDNTIEIDYFSTMLPIWLLKKESTFGAAQKAMANRFLGDHTFTVHTPGFENTLKVVVEESACLKEGESARFALKKDLTLQDREDANEYVECETVMVDIGGGSIDVVILPEGLKAANSRESFQSIEGIPYLAHIDKLRKEKFLELFTDLRAFDQFILDNYSKQKFVLKNENTGESIDLTSTIKSSLREYVEILLAKLNDVAPPPANKLRKYVYCGGVAPTLEVAIMNSMREKIGEERTEKYHKVPQDSRHLNLFGLEIRSIGYVQKKQAAVKKAVKS, from the coding sequence ATGAAAATTTCACGTTTTAATAAAGATTGCGGTAACTCTGTTGATATGAACATTATGGATGGATATCTATTTGATTTTCCAACGAATGTAGTTGAACTTCAAAAAGAAGCAGCCGACTCCTTTTTCACAGATGCGGTTACAGCTCCAGAAGAATTTAAGAAGCGCATTTTACTTTCTACAACCATTAAGGGCGAAGAGAAAGAGCGTTATTTCTTAGTAGGTGACATTGCAGCTAGTCAATTGCTGGCTAATAATCACATTAATAAATTACATAATAAAATTACAAGTCATATTCCATACATCACTTTTTTAGCTGCGATTGCGTATTACCATGCGTTGCATGCGAAAAATAAAAAAGACAATACAATTGAAATTGACTATTTTTCTACCATGTTACCAATCTGGCTTCTTAAGAAAGAGAGTACATTTGGGGCAGCTCAAAAGGCCATGGCTAATCGATTCCTAGGCGACCATACATTTACTGTGCATACGCCTGGTTTTGAAAATACCTTAAAGGTAGTAGTTGAAGAAAGTGCCTGCTTAAAAGAGGGAGAAAGTGCACGTTTTGCATTAAAAAAAGACTTAACACTTCAAGATCGTGAAGATGCGAATGAGTATGTAGAATGTGAAACGGTCATGGTGGACATAGGCGGAGGCTCCATCGATGTGGTTATTCTACCAGAAGGATTGAAAGCAGCCAATAGTCGTGAATCGTTCCAAAGCATTGAAGGAATTCCTTATTTAGCGCATATTGATAAATTGCGTAAAGAGAAATTTCTAGAATTATTTACAGACTTACGTGCCTTTGATCAATTTATTCTCGATAACTACAGCAAGCAAAAATTTGTATTGAAAAACGAGAATACAGGTGAATCCATTGATCTAACAAGCACAATCAAATCTTCACTACGAGAATATGTGGAAATTTTATTGGCTAAATTAAATGATGTCGCACCACCACCAGCGAATAAACTGCGTAAGTATGTATACTGCGGCGGGGTAGCTCCTACTTTAGAAGTCGCTATCATGAATAGTATGCGTGAAAAAATTGGAGAAGAACGTACGGAGAAGTATCATAAGGTTCCCCAAGATAGCCGCCATTTAAATTTATTTGGCTTAGAGATTCGTAGTATTGGTTACGTTCAAAAGAAGCAAGCAGCAGTAAAGAAAGCCGTTAAATCCTAA
- a CDS encoding threonine ammonia-lyase, protein MNIKLHDIFLANNRIRSFIEKTPLLYSDSLSLMSEGEIWLKLENLQKTGSFKIRGALNKITLLNEDEKKNGVITASAGNHAQGVALAAQRFGVLAKVVVPKDTPETKKTSIKKLGAELIIHGTNYDEAELHAYRLSKKLGMTYIHAFEDKDVICGQGTIGLESLLENPNFDMILVPAGGGGLISGIAIAAKSINPKIKVIGIQSEASPPWYYSFKAKELVDVTYEKSIADGLHGGIGKENLKLALNYIDDFVLVAEKEIEKAMSWLATEYHYMIEGSGAVGIAAILNKKIDVKDKKVLNVISGGNVDAKVLANIITTHN, encoded by the coding sequence ATGAATATTAAACTGCATGATATATTCTTAGCTAATAATCGGATTAGAAGTTTTATTGAAAAGACGCCTTTACTTTATTCGGATTCTTTATCGTTAATGAGTGAAGGTGAAATATGGCTTAAGTTAGAAAACTTGCAAAAGACAGGTTCATTTAAAATAAGGGGTGCACTTAATAAAATAACTTTACTGAATGAAGATGAAAAGAAGAATGGTGTTATAACAGCATCAGCAGGTAATCATGCTCAAGGTGTAGCTCTAGCAGCTCAACGCTTTGGTGTATTAGCTAAAGTTGTAGTTCCGAAAGATACACCTGAGACAAAGAAAACCAGCATCAAAAAATTAGGTGCTGAACTTATTATTCACGGAACTAATTATGATGAGGCTGAATTACATGCTTATAGATTATCTAAAAAATTAGGTATGACCTATATTCATGCTTTTGAAGATAAAGATGTAATTTGTGGCCAAGGTACTATTGGATTAGAATCTCTGTTAGAAAATCCGAATTTTGATATGATTTTAGTTCCTGCTGGTGGAGGTGGATTAATTTCTGGCATTGCCATAGCTGCTAAGTCCATAAATCCTAAAATTAAGGTTATTGGTATACAAAGTGAAGCCTCCCCTCCTTGGTATTATTCATTTAAGGCAAAAGAATTGGTTGATGTTACATATGAAAAATCAATTGCTGATGGTTTACACGGTGGCATTGGTAAAGAAAATTTAAAATTAGCTCTGAATTATATAGATGATTTTGTCTTGGTAGCTGAAAAAGAAATTGAGAAAGCTATGTCTTGGTTAGCTACCGAGTATCACTATATGATTGAAGGATCTGGGGCTGTAGGAATTGCAGCTATTTTAAATAAAAAAATTGATGTGAAAGACAAAAAGGTCCTCAATGTAATTAGTGGGGGTAATGTAGATGCTAAAGTTTTAGCTAATATTATTACGACACATAACTAA
- a CDS encoding NADH-dependent flavin oxidoreductase, with translation MNEKYSNLFKSFTFKNGITLNNRVVMAPMTTWSSNDDYTVSDEELTYYKKRVNGVGLVITGCTHVTPNGIGFTNEFAAYDDTFMPGLRKLAEAAKSGGAPAILQIFHAGNKALPDLVPNGEVVSSSAVETEATGFAPSVLPRELSHEEILDIIHAFGETTRRAIEAGFDGVELHGAHGFLMQNFFSPFFNRREDQWGGSLENRMRFPLAIVQEVKNVIEKHATKPFILGYRLSPDEHEEGGLRMKDTYALIERLIEEDVDYVHASLADALSSKPVDSQDEKTYLELIVDHVNGRVPVLAAGSMVTPDDVAKALDKGLTLAAVGHALIMNPDWVEKVQNGQESEIQTAIKASKVSELELPEKLWSVIQASGPWFKIEE, from the coding sequence ATGAACGAAAAATATAGCAACTTATTTAAATCTTTTACATTTAAAAACGGGATTACCCTTAATAATAGAGTGGTTATGGCACCAATGACAACTTGGTCCAGTAATGATGATTACACGGTTTCAGATGAGGAATTAACCTATTACAAAAAAAGAGTAAACGGAGTAGGACTTGTGATTACAGGTTGTACACATGTGACTCCAAACGGGATCGGTTTTACAAATGAATTTGCAGCTTATGACGATACATTTATGCCGGGCTTACGTAAATTAGCTGAAGCCGCGAAAAGTGGCGGAGCTCCTGCGATCCTTCAAATTTTCCATGCAGGTAACAAAGCACTACCAGACCTTGTGCCAAATGGTGAGGTTGTTAGTTCCAGTGCTGTAGAGACTGAGGCAACTGGATTTGCTCCTTCAGTTTTGCCGAGAGAACTTTCACATGAGGAAATTTTAGATATCATCCATGCATTTGGAGAAACAACAAGAAGAGCAATTGAAGCAGGTTTTGACGGCGTTGAGCTTCATGGTGCTCATGGATTTTTAATGCAAAACTTCTTCTCACCTTTCTTCAACAGACGAGAAGATCAATGGGGAGGATCATTAGAAAATCGCATGCGTTTCCCATTAGCAATCGTTCAGGAAGTGAAAAATGTCATTGAAAAGCATGCAACAAAACCGTTTATTTTAGGATACAGACTATCTCCTGACGAACACGAAGAAGGTGGTTTGAGAATGAAGGATACCTATGCATTGATTGAACGCCTTATTGAAGAGGATGTTGATTATGTCCATGCTTCATTGGCTGATGCTCTTTCTTCAAAGCCAGTCGATAGTCAAGATGAAAAAACATATCTTGAGTTAATTGTTGACCATGTAAACGGTCGAGTTCCTGTACTGGCTGCTGGTTCTATGGTAACTCCAGATGATGTTGCAAAAGCATTAGATAAGGGTCTTACCTTAGCTGCAGTTGGCCACGCGTTAATCATGAATCCAGACTGGGTTGAAAAGGTTCAAAATGGACAAGAGTCTGAGATCCAAACAGCGATAAAGGCTTCAAAGGTTAGTGAGCTTGAGCTTCCGGAAAAACTTTGGAGCGTCATTCAAGCTTCAGGCCCATGGTTTAAGATTGAAGAATGA
- a CDS encoding anti-repressor SinI family protein, translating into MNNLNLDTTLPQEWLALVKEAMNSNVTQGEFKEFLNRTSEELNNHKQD; encoded by the coding sequence ATGAATAACTTAAATCTTGATACTACCCTTCCCCAGGAATGGCTAGCTTTAGTTAAAGAAGCAATGAATTCTAACGTTACTCAAGGGGAATTTAAGGAGTTTTTGAATAGAACATCCGAAGAATTAAATAACCATAAACAAGATTAA
- the sigH gene encoding RNA polymerase sporulation sigma factor SigH — MNMVAGVEKREEKTKLNDKEIVQAFQKGDEDAFNVLIKKYDYLVCSKVKGYFLVGGNREDLLQEARLGLYKAARDFKTEGMSSFRGFADLCITRQLVTALKASARQKHSPLNNALSLNIPRNSRRLEDDMILMEMLPHPRAVSPEQVAVERENKREREQMLQEILSPIEQDVFALYQKGQTYMQISQNLHLPQKAVDNALYRVKKKMKHQMQYLYLQQSS, encoded by the coding sequence ATGAACATGGTAGCAGGTGTAGAAAAAAGAGAAGAAAAGACGAAACTAAATGATAAAGAGATTGTTCAAGCGTTTCAAAAAGGCGACGAAGACGCTTTCAACGTACTCATAAAGAAATATGATTATTTGGTCTGTTCAAAGGTAAAAGGATACTTCCTAGTAGGAGGAAATCGAGAAGATCTCTTACAAGAAGCAAGGCTAGGATTATATAAAGCTGCCCGTGATTTTAAAACAGAAGGGATGAGTTCATTTAGAGGATTTGCTGATTTATGCATTACACGTCAACTCGTTACAGCTCTAAAGGCAAGTGCTCGTCAAAAACATTCCCCTTTAAATAATGCTCTCTCTTTAAACATACCTAGGAATTCAAGGCGATTGGAAGATGATATGATCCTTATGGAGATGCTTCCTCATCCACGTGCCGTAAGCCCGGAACAAGTTGCTGTAGAAAGGGAGAATAAAAGGGAGAGGGAACAAATGTTACAAGAAATACTGTCACCTATTGAACAAGATGTATTCGCTCTATATCAAAAGGGACAAACATATATGCAAATCTCTCAAAACCTACATCTTCCTCAAAAAGCTGTGGATAATGCGCTTTACCGAGTTAAGAAAAAAATGAAGCATCAAATGCAGTACCTGTATTTACAGCAATCATCCTGA
- a CDS encoding SDR family oxidoreductase, with translation MSNIQDKVVIITGASSGIGEATAKELASKGAQLVLAARRENRLKKLQEEIQKNGGQAIYKVTDVASHEQMEELAEYALTEFGKIDVMVNNAGVMPLSPVYQKKINEWDSMIDINIKGVLYGIAAVLPSMRERKEGHIINVSSIAGHLVFHASAVYSGTKFAVRAITEGLRKEEAPNNIRTTIISPGTISTELLESISDEELKSEIVEVSKIGIEPASIARAIAFAIEQPSDVAINEMIVRPTIQEL, from the coding sequence ATGTCAAATATTCAAGATAAGGTTGTCATTATTACGGGTGCTTCCAGTGGGATTGGAGAAGCTACTGCAAAAGAACTTGCATCTAAAGGTGCGCAGCTGGTATTGGCGGCTCGTCGCGAAAATCGGTTAAAGAAATTGCAAGAAGAGATTCAAAAGAATGGTGGGCAAGCTATTTATAAAGTGACGGATGTTGCCTCACATGAACAAATGGAAGAGTTAGCTGAGTATGCTCTTACAGAGTTTGGAAAAATTGATGTAATGGTTAATAATGCAGGAGTAATGCCACTGTCACCTGTTTATCAGAAAAAAATCAATGAATGGGATTCGATGATTGATATTAACATCAAGGGTGTACTTTATGGTATTGCTGCTGTCCTTCCTTCCATGAGAGAAAGAAAAGAAGGGCATATCATTAATGTTTCCTCGATAGCTGGCCACTTAGTATTCCATGCTAGTGCAGTTTATAGTGGTACAAAGTTTGCTGTACGTGCCATTACAGAAGGTCTCCGTAAGGAAGAGGCACCTAATAATATTCGTACAACTATTATTTCGCCAGGGACTATTTCTACAGAATTACTAGAATCCATTTCAGATGAGGAATTAAAATCTGAAATCGTTGAAGTTAGTAAAATTGGAATCGAGCCTGCTAGTATTGCTCGTGCCATTGCATTTGCTATTGAACAACCATCAGATGTAGCGATTAATGAGATGATTGTTCGTCCAACAATTCAAGAACTCTAA
- a CDS encoding DUF1871 family protein gives MKGQQWSTMFNDVKETIQSIIYTWNPLSLHASEEYEYEATWILPMVYKVPNVESLAIEITEILNQSFNSKLTKEDCIGIAQQIWEQIRE, from the coding sequence ATGAAAGGACAACAATGGAGTACAATGTTTAATGATGTAAAAGAGACGATACAATCAATTATCTATACATGGAATCCACTCTCTTTGCATGCTTCCGAGGAATATGAGTATGAAGCTACATGGATCCTTCCTATGGTATACAAAGTACCAAACGTTGAGAGTCTGGCGATTGAGATAACAGAAATATTAAATCAGTCATTTAATAGTAAGTTAACAAAAGAGGACTGTATAGGAATTGCGCAGCAAATCTGGGAGCAAATAAGAGAATAG